In Fusarium oxysporum f. sp. lycopersici 4287 chromosome 2, whole genome shotgun sequence, a genomic segment contains:
- a CDS encoding acetoacetate decarboxylase, with amino-acid sequence MSFVATPEEVQAFQDLSSNPSFSQELIVTDFETTPEFIQSVLPPNFEAGDTPTGHISVGTFESKLCGEFDCAMVSIDVKFNGRPGTYLLELIVSGDMPVTWGREVWGEVKKTGTCKIWRSGNYRYAVAERHGVRLIELQGEFGDDQPPRIRENTAYEIKAYPHSMGRGLQWAPKVNQLKVVEHDTRWSKGTGRVTIRGTSSDPLHSIPIKAISEFIYCSGRSDYNVVADYDLGATDAYLPYLVGRHYDDLRKFKVGIQWTQMKDEEEDEKPTLVQRLQTPQ; translated from the coding sequence atgtctttcgTCGCAACCCCCGAGGAGGTCCAGGCTTTCCAGGACCTCTCATCCAATCCTAGCTTCTCTCAAGAGCTCATTGTCACAGATTTTGAGACAACGCCTGAATTCATCCAGTCAGTCCTGCCTCCCAATTTCGAGGCTGGAGATACCCCGACCGGCCACATCAGCGTCGGTACGTTCGAGAGCAAGCTCTGTGGTGAATTCGATTGTGCCATGGTATCCATCGACGTCAAGTTCAACGGCCGCCCTGGCACATACCTGCTTGAGCTTATCGTCAGTGGTGACATGCCGGTGACCTGGGGACGCGAGGTCTGGggtgaggtcaagaagactgGAACTTGCAAGATCTGGAGGTCCGGCAATTACCGCTACGCCGTTGCCGAGCGTCACGGTGTGCGGCTGATCGAACTGCAAGGAGAGTTTGGGGATGACCAGCCTCCCCGTATCCGCGAGAACACAGCCTATGAGATCAAGGCTTACCCCCATTCTATGGGCAGGGGTCTTCAGTGGGCACCCAAAGTGAACCAGCTCAAGGTCGTTGAACACGATACCCGTTGGTCAAAGGGGACAGGCAGGGTTACCATCCGCGGCACATCGTCAGATCCACTGCACAGCATCCccatcaaggccatcagTGAGTTCATTTACTGCTCCGGCCGGTCCGACTATAACGTTGTTGCCGACTACGATCTGGGAGCTACGGAtgcctacctaccttacctcGTTGGGCGCCATTACGACGATCTGCGAAAGTTCAAAGTCGGTATCCAGTGGACTCAAATgaaggacgaggaagaggacgagaagcCCACGTTGGTGCAGCGCCTGCAGACTCCTCAGTAG